In Salinibacterium sp. NK8237, the following proteins share a genomic window:
- a CDS encoding GyrI-like domain-containing protein yields the protein MSPEIAIETVPSQIVAGIEFSTTMENLPADMSGAIKTLLSESADPAITVLGPVMAVYTEEMRHDGPWSCEVCVPVADGLIDHPVLTTHELAGGRVATLTHAGSYSGLKAAYEVIFDWFTEHGHTYAGAPREIYLNSPRDVSEAELLTRIEFPVVPATS from the coding sequence ATGTCGCCGGAAATCGCTATTGAAACAGTGCCAAGCCAGATCGTTGCGGGCATCGAATTCTCGACAACGATGGAAAATCTCCCCGCCGATATGAGCGGTGCGATCAAGACTCTGCTCTCTGAATCTGCCGATCCCGCGATCACCGTGCTCGGGCCTGTGATGGCCGTGTACACCGAAGAGATGCGACACGATGGGCCCTGGAGCTGCGAAGTGTGCGTTCCTGTGGCCGACGGCCTGATCGATCATCCGGTCCTCACAACACATGAACTCGCCGGTGGCCGTGTCGCGACACTCACCCATGCGGGCTCGTACAGCGGCCTGAAGGCCGCTTACGAGGTCATTTTCGACTGGTTCACCGAACACGGTCACACTTATGCCGGAGCCCCGCGAGAGATCTATCTCAACTCGCCTCGAGACGTAAGCGAGGCCGAATTGCTCACACGCATCGAATTCCCCGTAGTACCTGCGACGAGCTAG
- a CDS encoding CPBP family intramembrane glutamic endopeptidase: protein MSSAPTIPPRRGRLWAEISIVLALSLGASAIYSIVSITNRLTRTESLSQQTATLNSSLSSRPTFDLIYQILGITFDLAPVALVAFLLWNASKPRLSRLGIDFTRPARDGLWGIVLALAIGIPGIAVYLGGRALGVTVNVVPAALDQYWWTVPVLLLSALRAGITEEVIVIGYLYARLGDLGWGRWQIIISTAVLRGTYHLYQGIGAFIGNVAMGLLFGWLYTRYRRVLPLVIAHTLIDAAIFVGYGWALGAFPALFGATE from the coding sequence GTGAGCTCAGCACCGACGATTCCTCCCCGGCGGGGCCGGCTCTGGGCAGAAATATCGATTGTTCTAGCACTATCCCTTGGCGCATCCGCCATCTACTCGATCGTCTCGATCACCAACCGGCTGACGCGCACCGAGTCATTGTCACAGCAGACTGCGACCCTGAATTCGTCGCTCAGCTCGCGCCCCACTTTCGACTTGATCTATCAAATCCTCGGAATCACTTTTGATCTCGCTCCGGTCGCGCTCGTTGCTTTTCTGCTGTGGAACGCATCCAAACCTCGGCTGTCACGGCTCGGAATAGACTTCACCCGTCCAGCACGAGACGGCCTCTGGGGAATCGTGCTCGCCCTGGCGATCGGCATCCCCGGGATCGCTGTGTACCTCGGCGGTCGCGCTCTGGGCGTCACCGTCAACGTGGTTCCGGCAGCGCTCGACCAATACTGGTGGACGGTGCCCGTGCTGCTGCTCTCAGCCCTGCGTGCTGGCATCACGGAAGAAGTCATCGTCATTGGCTACTTGTATGCCCGACTCGGTGATCTCGGCTGGGGACGCTGGCAAATCATCATCTCGACAGCAGTTTTGCGCGGCACCTACCACCTCTATCAGGGCATCGGTGCGTTTATCGGCAACGTCGCCATGGGTCTGCTCTTCGGCTGGCTCTACACGCGCTATCGTCGCGTGCTGCCCCTCGTGATCGCTCACACTCTCATCGACGCCGCCATTTTCGTAGGCTACGGCTGGGCCCTTGGCGCCTTTCCGGCGCTCTTCGGTGCTACTGAATAG
- a CDS encoding DUF393 domain-containing protein: MKAILPVFPSSTPWQWIDLDDYALTQDDVDKAAWFVTPTRQFAGHIAFSALLRMQPTFGWRFLGHLIATEPFSFVASLGYRFVSRYRHRLPGGTPACAMRPSA; encoded by the coding sequence TTGAAAGCCATTCTCCCTGTGTTTCCCTCGAGCACTCCGTGGCAATGGATCGATCTTGACGACTACGCGCTCACTCAAGATGACGTCGATAAAGCGGCGTGGTTCGTGACTCCTACTCGACAGTTCGCTGGCCACATTGCCTTTTCAGCACTCTTGAGAATGCAGCCGACCTTCGGATGGCGCTTTCTCGGTCACCTCATCGCCACCGAACCCTTCAGCTTCGTTGCCTCGCTCGGCTATCGTTTCGTCTCGCGCTACCGACACCGCCTGCCCGGCGGAACGCCGGCCTGCGCCATGCGCCCATCCGCGTGA
- a CDS encoding ABC transporter substrate-binding protein, with amino-acid sequence MKRSRIGISAVALLSASALALAGCSASEAPADGDSAAIITTNGSEPQQSLIPTNTTETGGGKIVTSIFAGLVSYTADGDVENEVAQSIESEDGQNWTVTLNDGWTFTNGEPVTSESFIKAWQYGALLSNAQSSSYFFDNIEGFSYDEESELTGLDAVSDTEFTVALINPEADFPLRLGYSAFMPLPEAAWEDLDAFGENPIGNGPYMLAEEGAWQHNVQIDLVTNPDYDGVRTPANGGVSIVFYTSQDAAYADALGGNLDILDAVPDSAFATYESDFPGRSVNQPAAIFQAFNMPYYLEHWSGDEGKLRRAAISMSIDRAEITDVIFQGTRTPATDFTSPVIAGHSDNLAGAEVLDFNPDEAKKLWAEADAIAPYGDTVFDLAYNADGGHQAWVDAVANSISNTLGIEAQGKAYPTFADALNDRDANALTGGTRAGWQADYPSLYNFLGPLYVDGAGSNKEGYSSPEFEAILAEGASATSVEEATAKYQEAQEVLLVDLPSIPLWYSNVTGVYSDTVDNVVFGWDSVPLYNEVTKN; translated from the coding sequence TTGAAGAGATCACGCATAGGCATCAGTGCAGTCGCACTGCTGTCAGCCTCAGCGCTCGCTCTTGCGGGCTGCTCGGCGAGCGAGGCGCCAGCCGATGGCGACAGCGCCGCGATCATCACCACAAACGGTAGCGAGCCACAGCAGTCGCTCATTCCGACAAACACCACTGAAACTGGCGGTGGAAAGATTGTTACCTCGATCTTCGCTGGCCTCGTTTCGTACACCGCTGATGGCGATGTAGAAAACGAAGTTGCCCAGTCGATCGAGTCTGAGGATGGCCAGAACTGGACCGTCACGCTCAACGATGGCTGGACCTTCACGAACGGCGAGCCCGTTACGTCTGAGTCCTTCATCAAGGCATGGCAGTACGGCGCACTGCTCAGCAACGCTCAGAGCTCTTCGTACTTCTTCGACAACATCGAGGGCTTCAGTTACGACGAAGAATCTGAACTCACCGGTCTCGACGCTGTAAGCGACACCGAGTTCACCGTCGCACTGATCAACCCCGAAGCAGACTTCCCGCTGCGTCTCGGCTACTCGGCATTCATGCCGCTGCCCGAAGCTGCATGGGAAGACCTCGACGCATTCGGCGAGAACCCCATTGGTAACGGTCCGTACATGCTCGCTGAAGAAGGCGCTTGGCAGCACAACGTGCAGATCGACCTCGTCACGAACCCCGACTACGACGGCGTTCGCACGCCCGCAAACGGCGGCGTTTCGATCGTCTTCTACACGAGCCAGGATGCTGCATACGCTGACGCTCTCGGTGGCAACCTCGACATTCTCGATGCTGTTCCGGACTCCGCATTTGCTACCTACGAGTCGGACTTCCCTGGTCGCTCGGTAAACCAGCCTGCTGCGATCTTCCAGGCATTCAACATGCCTTACTACCTCGAGCACTGGTCGGGCGATGAGGGCAAGTTGCGTCGTGCAGCTATCTCGATGTCGATCGACCGCGCTGAGATCACGGATGTCATCTTCCAGGGCACCCGCACCCCCGCTACCGACTTCACTTCGCCGGTAATCGCTGGTCACTCCGACAACCTTGCTGGCGCTGAAGTTCTTGACTTCAACCCGGATGAGGCCAAGAAGCTGTGGGCAGAAGCTGACGCCATTGCGCCGTACGGTGACACTGTCTTCGACCTCGCCTACAACGCCGATGGTGGACACCAGGCATGGGTTGACGCTGTTGCAAACAGCATCAGCAACACGCTCGGAATCGAAGCTCAGGGCAAGGCATACCCCACGTTCGCTGACGCGCTCAACGACCGTGACGCTAACGCTCTCACCGGTGGAACTCGCGCTGGATGGCAAGCTGACTACCCGTCGCTGTACAACTTCCTCGGCCCGCTCTACGTTGATGGCGCTGGCTCGAACAAGGAAGGCTACTCGAGCCCCGAGTTCGAAGCCATCCTCGCTGAGGGTGCTAGCGCAACTTCGGTAGAAGAGGCAACGGCGAAGTACCAGGAAGCTCAGGAAGTCCTCCTGGTTGACCTGCCTTCGATCCCGCTGTGGTACTCAAACGTCACCGGTGTCTACTCTGACACCGTTGACAACGTTGTATTTGGTTGGGACTCTGTCCCGCTGTACAACGAGGTAACCAAGAACTAA
- a CDS encoding ABC transporter permease → MLWYAGKRFLQMIPVFFGATFLIYFMVFAVPGDPIAALYGDHPPAPGVIEAVRAEYNLDKPFIIQYLLYIGGLFQGDLGTTFSGRPVVDVMAQAFPITARLAILALAIEAFFGIIVGLVAGLRKGKIFDASALVISLLLISVPTFVVGFILQFVFGIQLGWARTTVSGAAPWSELILPAIVLASVSFAYIVRLTRASVADNLGADFVRTATAKGLSRRRVVTVHVLRNSLVPVVTYLGVDVGSLMVGAIVTEGIFNINGVGGTVYRAITLGEGPTVVSFVAVMVIIFVLANLLVDLLYAALDPRIRYAK, encoded by the coding sequence ATGCTTTGGTACGCAGGCAAGCGTTTCCTCCAGATGATCCCCGTATTTTTCGGCGCGACTTTTCTGATCTATTTCATGGTCTTTGCCGTTCCCGGCGATCCGATTGCTGCGCTCTACGGCGACCACCCACCGGCTCCCGGCGTTATTGAAGCGGTCCGGGCCGAGTACAACCTCGACAAGCCGTTCATCATTCAGTACCTCCTCTACATCGGCGGACTGTTCCAGGGTGACCTCGGAACCACGTTCTCCGGCCGCCCAGTGGTCGATGTCATGGCTCAGGCTTTTCCGATCACTGCACGCCTAGCGATCCTTGCTCTCGCTATTGAGGCCTTCTTCGGAATCATCGTTGGCCTTGTTGCCGGACTTCGCAAGGGAAAGATATTCGACGCTTCTGCGCTCGTCATCAGCCTTTTGCTCATCTCCGTTCCGACTTTCGTTGTCGGTTTCATATTGCAATTCGTTTTCGGTATTCAACTCGGATGGGCGAGAACCACCGTCAGCGGCGCAGCGCCGTGGAGCGAGCTGATCTTGCCTGCCATTGTTTTGGCTTCCGTGTCATTCGCATACATCGTGCGGCTCACTCGCGCGAGCGTCGCCGACAACCTCGGCGCCGACTTCGTGCGCACGGCAACAGCAAAGGGGCTTTCCCGCCGCCGCGTAGTCACCGTGCACGTCCTACGCAACTCACTCGTTCCCGTGGTCACCTATTTGGGAGTCGACGTCGGCTCGCTCATGGTTGGCGCGATCGTGACCGAAGGAATCTTCAATATCAACGGTGTCGGTGGAACCGTCTACCGAGCAATTACGTTGGGAGAGGGCCCGACGGTCGTCTCGTTCGTGGCAGTGATGGTTATCATCTTTGTTCTCGCCAACTTGCTCGTTGACTTGCTCTACGCCGCGCTCGACCCAAGGATTCGTTATGCAAAGTAA
- a CDS encoding ABC transporter permease, whose amino-acid sequence MQSNNTGRQRPGQEHFIASLAETPVAEVDQVDESGKARSTWTDAWESMRRRPMFWVSASLIFVILVVAMFPGLFASVDPRDCYLKFSNGDPQAGHPLGFNRQGCDVYSRIIFGTQASVTIGLLTTVIVTVFGGVIGALAGFYGGFLDSVVSRIGDVFFAVPTVLGAIVLFSVIPVRDALTVSLVLSLFAWPQIARIMRGAVLSARNSDYVTASAALGVSRFQTLVRHVVPNAIAPVIVVATVSLGIFIVAEATLGFLGIGLPPTVMSWGNEINQAQVTVRTHPQTLLLPSAALSITVLAFLMFGDVVRDALDPEARARR is encoded by the coding sequence ATGCAAAGTAACAACACCGGCCGTCAGCGGCCCGGCCAAGAACACTTCATCGCGTCGCTAGCCGAAACACCGGTAGCCGAAGTCGACCAGGTTGATGAAAGTGGCAAAGCCCGCAGCACGTGGACGGATGCGTGGGAGTCCATGCGGCGTCGCCCGATGTTTTGGGTTTCCGCAAGTCTTATCTTCGTCATCCTTGTCGTCGCCATGTTCCCTGGATTGTTCGCCAGCGTGGATCCTCGCGACTGCTACTTGAAGTTCAGTAATGGCGATCCTCAGGCCGGTCACCCGCTTGGGTTCAACCGTCAAGGCTGCGACGTCTACTCACGAATTATTTTCGGTACTCAGGCTTCGGTGACGATCGGTCTATTGACGACCGTTATCGTGACGGTGTTCGGCGGCGTTATCGGAGCTCTTGCCGGCTTCTATGGCGGATTCCTTGACTCAGTCGTATCGCGCATCGGCGACGTCTTCTTCGCCGTTCCCACGGTTCTCGGAGCAATCGTTTTGTTCTCGGTTATTCCGGTTCGTGACGCATTGACGGTGTCACTCGTGCTTTCGCTTTTCGCTTGGCCTCAAATCGCGAGAATCATGCGCGGTGCGGTTTTGTCCGCTCGCAACTCTGACTACGTGACGGCCTCGGCGGCGCTCGGCGTCTCGCGATTCCAGACCCTCGTGCGCCACGTGGTACCCAATGCGATCGCTCCTGTGATCGTGGTGGCCACGGTGTCCTTGGGCATCTTCATCGTCGCTGAAGCGACGTTGGGTTTCCTCGGAATCGGTTTGCCTCCGACAGTCATGTCGTGGGGAAACGAGATTAATCAGGCGCAGGTTACGGTTCGCACGCATCCGCAGACCTTGCTCCTGCCGTCTGCTGCGCTGTCGATCACCGTTCTCGCCTTCCTCATGTTCGGCGACGTAGTTCGCGATGCCCTTGACCCGGAAGCGAGAGCACGCCGATGA
- a CDS encoding ABC transporter ATP-binding protein, with protein sequence MTNPETVPVTTDSSTEETPLLKIRGLEVGFETQRGIVSAVRGVDLTLYQGQSLAIVGESGSGKSTTAQAIIGLLPGAGKVVGGSIEFEGNDLSTFTDAQFADVRGSQIGYVPQDPMSNLNPVWSIGFQVEEAIKANGVAQGKEARARTIEVLQEAGLSDAGERLKQYPHQFSGGMRQRVLIGIGLSARPKLLIADEPTSALDVTVQRQILDHLQTLTRDYGTSVLFITHDLGLAAERAEQLVVMYKGKVVESGPSRAILENPQHPYTQRLVSAAPSLASRRIQSIKTSSADGGSAKIFSEGSLDQALIARAASREAAADEDLIKVSNITKVYEIRKQGFRKDKLLAVNDISFGVKKGTTTALVGESGSGKSTVAKLILQLESLTSGTIEFDGKNLAGIKGQELLEFRRRVQPVFQDPYGSLDPQYSVGNTIAEPLLAHKLGTVKERFKRVSELLDQVSLPQSVRHRYPGELSGGQRQRVAIARALALKPEVLVLDEAVSALDVLVQGQVLNLLTELQTELDLTYLFITHDLAVVRLVADNVCVMQGGQIVEAASTDEVFENSSNPYTRELLEAIPGANITLGA encoded by the coding sequence ATGACCAACCCAGAAACAGTTCCAGTGACTACCGACTCTTCCACCGAAGAAACTCCGCTGCTGAAAATCCGTGGCCTTGAAGTTGGCTTCGAAACGCAGCGCGGAATCGTCTCCGCCGTGCGCGGCGTGGATCTCACGCTCTACCAAGGACAATCTCTGGCGATTGTCGGAGAGTCCGGCTCTGGTAAATCTACGACGGCACAGGCCATCATCGGCCTGCTGCCTGGCGCCGGAAAGGTCGTCGGTGGGTCGATTGAATTCGAAGGAAATGACCTCTCAACGTTCACCGACGCTCAGTTCGCTGACGTGCGCGGTAGCCAGATCGGTTACGTTCCTCAAGACCCGATGTCGAACCTGAACCCTGTGTGGAGTATCGGCTTTCAAGTCGAAGAGGCCATCAAGGCGAACGGAGTCGCCCAAGGCAAGGAAGCTCGCGCGCGAACCATTGAGGTGCTGCAGGAAGCGGGTCTTAGCGATGCGGGCGAGCGTCTCAAGCAGTATCCGCACCAATTCTCTGGCGGAATGCGCCAGCGTGTGCTCATCGGAATCGGCCTTTCGGCTCGGCCGAAGCTGCTGATTGCCGACGAGCCGACTTCGGCTCTCGACGTCACGGTTCAACGCCAGATCCTTGATCACCTGCAAACACTCACGCGTGACTACGGCACTTCGGTGCTCTTCATCACTCACGACCTTGGGCTTGCTGCGGAGCGTGCTGAGCAACTCGTGGTGATGTACAAGGGCAAGGTTGTGGAGTCGGGGCCGTCGCGGGCGATCCTCGAGAATCCGCAACATCCATACACTCAGCGCCTCGTTTCTGCGGCGCCGAGCTTGGCGTCGCGTCGCATCCAGTCGATTAAGACCTCGAGCGCCGATGGTGGAAGCGCGAAGATCTTCAGCGAAGGTTCGCTTGATCAGGCCCTCATCGCTCGCGCTGCGAGTCGAGAAGCGGCAGCGGATGAAGACCTCATCAAGGTGAGTAACATCACGAAGGTTTACGAGATCCGCAAGCAGGGGTTCCGTAAAGACAAGCTCCTTGCCGTCAACGACATCTCATTTGGGGTCAAGAAGGGCACAACGACCGCACTGGTCGGAGAGTCTGGTTCTGGCAAGTCGACGGTGGCCAAGCTGATTCTCCAGCTCGAGTCGCTCACGAGTGGAACCATCGAGTTTGACGGCAAAAACCTCGCGGGCATCAAGGGGCAGGAACTCCTCGAGTTCCGTCGTCGTGTTCAGCCGGTGTTCCAAGACCCCTATGGTTCCCTTGACCCGCAATACAGTGTGGGCAACACCATTGCGGAGCCGCTACTCGCCCACAAGCTCGGCACGGTGAAAGAGCGCTTCAAGCGTGTGAGCGAGCTGCTCGATCAGGTTTCTCTTCCTCAGTCCGTGCGCCACCGTTATCCCGGTGAGCTTTCGGGCGGCCAGCGCCAGCGCGTCGCAATCGCGCGGGCTTTGGCTCTGAAGCCCGAGGTGCTTGTGCTTGATGAAGCGGTGTCGGCGCTTGACGTGCTCGTTCAGGGCCAAGTGCTCAACCTGCTGACTGAATTGCAGACCGAGCTAGACCTGACGTACTTGTTCATCACTCACGACCTTGCTGTTGTCCGCCTCGTCGCAGACAACGTGTGCGTCATGCAGGGTGGCCAAATTGTTGAAGCCGCGTCAACCGACGAAGTGTTTGAGAACTCCAGCAACCCCTACACGCGGGAATTGCTGGAAGCTATTCCGGGCGCCAACATCACACTCGGCGCGTAG